The Mesorhizobium sp. B1-1-8 genome contains a region encoding:
- a CDS encoding GNAT family N-acetyltransferase, translated as MPKMPQPGAKPLITPLAAQGLRPVFVDRWSDRVRIRTLKPTEVTTEIAAWLSDPAVMEGLNAPQKAMGLDAFRTYVASFDNLKRNLMTILSRPDDQPLGLAVMEVDLRHRLGSLHLIIGNPENRGKNVAFEASVVLLRHFFRERKLEKVTFQPLARNTAAIAVCERFELRLEGTLRAHRIDGRTGKRLDQMLYALTLEEYDERVRALEAAGMVRPFAGPGLPAQKLP; from the coding sequence ATGCCGAAAATGCCGCAGCCGGGCGCGAAGCCCCTCATCACGCCGCTCGCCGCCCAGGGGCTGAGACCGGTTTTTGTCGACCGCTGGAGCGACAGGGTCCGGATACGGACGCTCAAGCCGACGGAAGTGACGACCGAGATCGCGGCATGGCTTTCCGATCCGGCGGTGATGGAAGGATTGAACGCGCCGCAAAAGGCGATGGGCCTGGATGCATTCCGGACCTATGTCGCGAGCTTCGACAATCTGAAGCGCAACCTGATGACCATCCTGAGCCGGCCGGACGACCAGCCGCTGGGCCTGGCGGTGATGGAGGTCGACCTGAGGCACAGGCTCGGCTCGCTGCACCTGATCATCGGCAATCCCGAGAATCGCGGCAAGAACGTCGCGTTCGAGGCATCCGTCGTGCTGCTGCGGCACTTCTTCCGCGAGCGAAAACTGGAAAAGGTCACCTTCCAGCCGCTGGCGCGCAACACCGCGGCGATCGCCGTGTGCGAGCGATTTGAACTTCGGCTCGAAGGAACCTTGCGCGCGCATCGCATAGACGGCCGCACCGGCAAGCGCCTCGACCAGATGCTCTATGCGCTGACATTGGAAGAATATGACGAACGCGTTCGCGCCTTGGAGGCGGCCGGCATGGTTCGACCCTTCGCCGGCCCTGGTCTCCCGGCCCAAAAACTGCCCTAG